The Nicotiana tabacum cultivar K326 chromosome 1, ASM71507v2, whole genome shotgun sequence genome segment TTAGCtcaactcatttgtcatagttttcattgatgatattctggtgtattcacgtaATTAAGAGCAGCACGCGgagtatttgagagttgtgttgtagagattgagggaggagaagttatatgcaaagttctccaagtgggagttttggcttagttcagtggctttcttgggacatgtggtgtccagtgagggtattcaggttgatccgaagaaaatagaggcggttcagagttggcccagaccgtcctcagccacagagattcgcagcttacttggtttggcgggttattaccgccagtttgttcagggattttcttctattgcatcacccttgaccaagttgactcagaagggtgctccattcaggtggtcggatgagtgtgaggagagctttcagaagctcaagactgccttgaccacagctccgatgttagttttgtcatcagctttaggttcatataccgtgtataacgatgctttgagagttggtattgggtgtgtgttgatgcaggagggtagggttattacttatgcttctcgccagttgaagccccatgagaagaactaccctgttcatgatttggagttggctgccattgttcacgcattgaagatttggagacattatttgtatggtgtgtcttgtgggtgtttactgatcatcgtaacttccaacacttgttcaagcagaaggatctcaatttgaggcagcggaaatggttagagctgctaaaggactatggtATCACTATTTTGcaccatccgaggaaggccaatgtggtggccgatgccttgagtaggaaggcggtgagtatgggagtttggcgtatattcctgttggggagagacctcttgcagttgatgttcaggccttggccaatcggttcgtgaggttggatatttcggagcccagtcgggtattgacttgtgtgatttctcggtcttccttatttgatcgcatcagagagtgccaatatgatgatcctcatttgcttgtcctaaaggacagagttcagcacaatgattccagagatgtgactattggtgatgacggagtATTGAGAATGCAGGGCCATATATGTGTGCCCATTATGGATGGGCTTCGGaaattgattttagaggaggcccatagctcgcggtatttcattcatccgggtgccgtgaagatgtatcaggatctgagacaatattattggtagaggaaaatgaagaaggacattgtggggttagtatctcggtgtctcaattttcagcaggtgaaatatgagcatcaaagaccgggtagcttgcttcagcagatggacattccagagtgaaagtgggagcggatcaccatggactttgtagttgggctcccacggactttgaaaaagttcgatgctatttgggtgattgtggatcagctgaccaagtctacgcacttcattcctgtgtgtactatatattcttcagagcggttggcagagatatacatccgggagattgttcgcttgcatggtgtcccagtttccatcatttcggatagaggtactcagtttacttcccagttttggaggtctgtgcagcgatagttaggtactcaggttgagtttagcacagtttttcaccctcagacggacgagcagtccgagcgcactattcaaatattggaggacatgttgcgcgcttatgtaattgattttggagggtcatgggatcagtttctatcgcTCGTAGAGTTTacttataacaacaattatcagtcgagtattcagatgactccatatgagactttgtatgggaggcggtgtagatctccagttggttagtttgagctgggtgaggccagGCTagtgggtacagacttggtgtaggatgctttagacaaggtgaaggtgattcaggagaggcttcgtacaatgcAGTCGATACAAAAgtgttatgctgataggaaggttcgggatgtgtcctatatggttggtgagaaggttctattgaaggttttacccatgaagggtgttatgagatttgggaacaagggtaaattgagtcctcggttcattgggccctttgaggtgctttggagtattgggaaggtggcttatgagcttgctttgccacctagattatcgagtgtgcatccggtatttcatgtttctatgctctggaagtatattggcgatccgtctcatgtcttggatttcagcacggttcagttagatgatgatttgacttatgatgtagagtcagtagctattttggagcgtcatgttcaaaagttgaggtcaaaggatatagcttcagtgaaagtgcagtggagaggtcggcccatggaggaggctacctgggagactgagcgggagatgcgaagaagatatcctcacctacttaaggctttaggtatgtttcttgacccgttcgaggacgaacgtttgtttaaaagggggaggatgtaacgacccggccggtcgtttcatgagttaccgctctgtttctcccatttatgcttcttattgccctgttcagctgtattatgtattatcgggttcggagaggtcttggtaaggtttgagatacttagtctcttttgagtaagtttaagttggaaaagtcaaccagatgtttacttatgtgaaaaagggcttgggtgtgaattttgatggttcggatattttcgggaggtgatttgggacttaggagcatgatcggaatgtgttttggaggtccgggactagatttaggcttaaattggcgaaattggaattttggcattttccggttgataggtgagatttagatatagaggtcggaatggaattccggaagttggagtaggtccgttgtgtcatttgtgacgtgtgtgcaaaatttcaggtcattcggacgaggtttgatagaccttttggtcgaaagcggaatttgaaagtttttgggaattcttaggcttgaatccgatgtaaatttggtgttttgatgttgttttgagcgttccgaaggttggaacaagtttgaatgatgttatgggatatgttggcatgtttggttgaggtctcgagggcctcgggtgagtttcgggtggctAACGGATCAAGTTCATGtttggaaaagttgcagattttgcttcagttctgttgcaggtatttccttcttcgcgatcacgtaaggaggcttgcgatcgcgtagagaatTTGTAGGGGGCACTCTAGGTCGTTCTTCGCGTTCGCCTATCTAGAGTCGCGATCGCGTGAGTTATGCAGGTGATGAATCGCGAACGTGTGGGtatattcgcgatcgcgtagggtaaatTATGGGCCAAcggagtttgtgcttcgcgatcgcgattaagtaaTTTTAATAGCTGGGCAAAATGTTTAAAAAAACCATTTTCACGAATTTTTGCCTAAGTTCATtattttttactcggttttggagcttcttgagagagATTGAAAAAGGAATCAAAGGGAACTTCTTGGAGGTAAaaattatggacttaatactcaatcctattatgatttctacctaattaaacatgaaatttgatggatttgaagcctaaaatgGGGAGTTAGGGTTTGGAAACTtgagaccttaatctagggatttgaggggctatttgtggtcggattttggtattcttggtatgtatgaactcgtgggaggataaggattccgttgatgtgatttttatcaaatttagAGACATGGGCTCAGGGGTCAGGTTGGacaaatttcggaatttttggtgtaatttgattatttttgcatgggcttcgttctcttagcatattctaatgttatgattctgattttgggtagattcggcgcgagttgaggccgaggcgagaggcaacagcgtcgcggagtagtatttcatccggtttgagctaagtaaccattgtaaatctggacctgagggtatgaaaccccggtattttgtattgttttgacaaatgaggtgatgcacatgctaggtgacgagaaTGTGGGCGTGcgccggtagggattgtgacttggtccgtcccgtagcgaatattaagccacgtatttgatttgaaatcttttgATATTtcgtattttagagattgatactatattttgggctgtatgccatgtttggggccttgtgccgacctgttgagatctttaggggcatttttactattttcctcactctatttgttttgaaagcatatcctctgtcatgatttacctgtttattgtttaaatctggttatatcactctacttcttaaaatgtgaaaactgtttgggctgagttccctatttCCACTGATATGACTGAGTGGTTgcgaggttaatgactgagagaggttgaggacctaatggtgaggattatatatattatggatcgggctgcacgccgcagcaatattatatgtatatattatggatcgggctgcacgccgcagcgatacttatatggatcgggctgcacgccgcagcgatatatatattggatcgggttgcgcaccgcagcgatatgacgcttgggctgtaggagcccctccggagtctgtacacccccagtgagcgtagtcgactataaactatggatcgcgctgcacgccgcagcggttattatgattattactactatgagatattattgagcctgagtgctgagtgtgagtactgtgtgacgagagctgagtcacgagtgattgAGAGGCTTGCTCGAGAGGCTATGTTTATGAATGATACCTTGCGTGAGGGGCCCATTTATGACATTtttgctgatttcactcttcttttataatgagcctctattgaaaactgctaagtaaatgatttcaacgtatttcaattgaaactgaagttttacGAAGTAACCTGCTTTTAAACTGTTGAGTTTGACTTGATATTCTGTTGAATACTCTtatatatatgatttttaactgctcgtcactgcactcagaccttatttattttagttacttactgagttgccatactcacgttactccctgcaccttgtgtgcagatccaggtgcccgagagGCAGAGTAAGGGTCCCCAGCATTCTCTGAGCTtaccggagactgcaaggtagttgcacggcatctgcagccctgctttcctccttcctgTGTTAGTTTTCCGCATTTTTAGACTTATTATGTATTAGTTAGTCAGATTGGGTTTTATTTAGAGGCTcttgacttgtgacaccggattgttGGGTTGTGTTGGTTTATTTTTGTACTGTTTTTCGCACATTTCAGTGATTTAGTATGTTTCTTATGAAAATTCGAGACTTAATCAGTTTTagaaaaaaatggttttataaaaagaattcactgtggttacttgttggggttggcttgcctagtattgtgataggcgtcATGACcagggtatttggggtcgtgacaggctATCATCAAAACTTTATGGTTCATCTTCATCTTTCTCTGTTTAATGAACAAATGAAATCGAGGTTCTTTTAATCAAAAGGTagatcaatataacctgttctaAAGCAAAGGTTCAAAAAATTAGATTTATACATATCCAATTGTTGGTCTATTTATTTTAGCTGAAGTGGAATTCCAGAAAAGGTATACAATTCATTAGTAAGGACATACTGCTTATAGTATTTCATGGAAATAAACCTTGCAATTAAATACCAAAATAAGTTATCAAAAAAATACCATTAATTATTTTGGTGGTCGATTATGTCAGGAAAGAAGGAGACTTTACTATAAACAGTAGTTGAGAAACAAAAATGTCCGAGGAGTTAGGAGAAATCAAATCAACTCCTCTACTAGCTACACAACGCAGTAGTATAACGCGTCATTGTCCTGTATTTTATATGGCTCTAAATTTACTTATGAGCTATTCTTCTTGAGCCATTCATTGTGGCCGTTTTTCCTTTTGTTAACTCTTTTTTGGTCCCTGAATATTCTTTTTGTTGCCACCATAGATTCTATTTTCTTTCATGTTGAAAGATCCAGATACAGAACCTTTGGAAAAACTTTATGAAACATATCAATGGTGGGGACATTAACATTCAAGTAATTCTGATGAGAATTTGCTATGTCCTATATCAATCTGTTTCAGCTTTCTTGTTTTGATGTCTATTTTATACCAATATAGTATTTGACATCTGTAGACATTTCGAGAGGATATTTACACAAGTCTCTATCTGTCACAGTGGAGTTCATAATTGAAAGCAAAAAAAGGTCTTTCTCTGATCTCtctttcttccatgtcttttgtATGGTTTGTCTATATGTTCTCATGTACATGAAAAGCAATATATCGGCCTTCCTATAATGTCTAATTTAGTAAATATTCTACAAAAGCTTATTTCTCCTGAAATGGTAATTTTTATATCACCCAAGACATACAGTGGCATTCACTATTTCCAGAGCTAAAATCAGGTCACActtgtttattttcttcttcttttttggataAGTACTCAAGTTCACTTGTTATAGGAAATTCTTATATTTTATATGATTATTATCAATTCATTTACAACTACTATACATTAAAAATATAATCAACAGTAATATTTACTCAAAAGCTAAAGCAATTAtagaaatcaaaaaaatatattgtaAATACTTGATAATTTCACCATGTCTAGATTCATCTAAAACTAAATTACGAAAAACTTCTTTATACACCACATTAGTTTCATCTGTTATTTGGTCATCATCATCATAAACTAAAATCTTCAACCCTTTTCTCCTTGTCAGGCATGAAAGAGCAACATACAGTTGTCCATGAGTAAATACTGGCTTCTTCAAAAATAATCTCACATGAGACAATCATTGGCCTTGACTTTTATTAATTGTCATGGCAAAAGATACAATAATTGAAAATTGTCTTCCCTGGAACTTAAAAGGTATTCTTGCATCTGATGGTTTCAACATCATTACCTGTCACGACCCacaccgaagggccgcgacgggtacccggtgccttactcaaccgagtaccaatgtgacatatctttcttatcatactatcatgggtaaatgagccagaaagaCCGTTATGAGATAACatgaataaaacataagggaatgcTATACaaaggatgacccaacatgatatagaaatttatacatgtgacatacgagcctataaggccaacatgatcatttgtatactcaaaacataggccgacaaggccataagTATCCATGTACATGACATCcgtatacaagcctctaagagtacataaacatcataatggtcaggacagggcccgccataccaatcaGTACATGTCCAAATTAtattgaccaaataggcaactccggagcaactggagtgcaccaacaccttctgctgagctgatagcctactaaaaggaatgtcaacctatctattgggacctgcgggcatgaaacgcagtgtccccaggcaaaagagacgtcagtacaaataaagtatcgagtatgtaaaataggaaaacataaacaaaaatagtaatgtaaagagagatagaggagatacaacctgtaacatttgagtgcctctgggggctactggcatgaaatgcataatacatatatatacataaacttttaaaaacatatgcctctgtaatcatcatcatcatatcgtacccgacctcaaagaggacttggtaaaaacgtacccgaccatcataaggctcggtagaatcgtacccggccacgtggagctcgataaatcccaactgatcagtggtttcacaataggtgtcgtacccggccgactatagcgcggctcatagagtaaaatagataatATATATAATGCACgctggactcatggaatcatgttctaaacctttcggagtgacgtaaggtcgtcgcaccttcgattaacattatgtacatccataccatcaatatgaacctcagtaggattcaaggatcatacatacttgcttagaataactttacaaggaaagaacaacatgggtAACCTTAGTTGCAAGGAGTAGAtccattatgaaatagcgtattcatttcactttagatcatgccaaaagaaagaaggatgtgccttaacatacctttgaaatCTTCTATCCAATCGTCAagcaagctcaatatgatcttcttacgtctacaatgagtaaacCGACTTTGTCGTCATCATATAAAcgttgtaactctcatatttggAAACCAACATTCTACAAGAAAACGGAAAGCACTTCCCCTATTTTTACTACATCCCATATGTTATCAAAAGTCACCAAATAGaccaaacaacaataatattattCACAATAAGCTTTTTGATTAgttcaacaaccattttgagcggcaagctcgatttACGATTAACAAAATATTGATTGAATCCAattccttttccatgaatatGTCTACAACATATGtaacatcatacttatgcttaacataccattttcaacccaaaacatcataagcataatctttaaatatagtccacacgcctagcaccttaacctttatcgtcaacatcttattttttatgttatcttcttcaatccactgaattagcacatagataagcttaacaacagcagccacaacataataaaactatttataataatttctagccgcaacaaaccatatatatagcctcaacTCAGCCCACAAGAAAAGATAATGATTCCTTAAGCCGTGTCAATTACTATCTTGCagattttcactcaaacaactcaACCAACAGATGATTGACCTTAAGCACAACTAAGATCATGATTTACTTACCTTAGGCGGTAGATACAACTTGAAATCCCCAGCTGGTGTAGCACACACCAACCCTCAATCACACTACAATACTATaggagttgtattctcttcttgaatcaacttttgtgtTCAAGTTTGTGTGCAAACACTTGTATTTCACCTTGAAACTCTAATATATATATGAAGTAGGGACTGATTCTTAGCttaatcataaagaaaaatacgaaatctgaggttacttacctttgcAGAGCCCTCCAAAacagccacaagatgaagaactatgatctagcaagcaccacgaGAATTCTAGCATTagattcatgtttttatcttaAGTTTTCACCCTAGAATCATGAAGGAACCCTTAGAGAGCATTTAGGAGGGTTTAGGAACTGTTGTGAAtaagaaaaatgagttaaaatgacATATAATTGACTTAAATACAAGCTGAAGTTGTACACtgactttgtgggtcccatgggagctgcttgtgcagtctcgcaaaaacgcaaatatctctctactctgatatcATATTGATGAAAGGTTAaatgatttagaaactagactcgtatatcttcaatttggtaggtagatcaccccataattccaagtatatttagAGAAAAGCTCAGCTAAATTTGACccaattttcagcacatttatgaatgtaacttgtgatgacctttgccaacttttgttccacaactcgcttgacttcaaaacctAACACACATTTaccatacgactaaaataactcatcacataacctccttatcatgttaagaaccatAGTCTCACCCTAAGGTACATTTCAtaacatttcaaacttgtcgTCTTTCgataaaacttattttcttcaattggtttagcttctaagctttctAACTCTCtcggtactcgttattcatgatcttaaatatttgtaacctccaaggtaacatgattgaTTTAATTTAtatgcttccaaatataatcttatttttgagcttatatcaattgacttacgacgtactctcacgcatgaaaacatgaggtgtaacatTCTCGGGATAAACACTTTTTGTCAAGCCATATTACCAGATAAAACCTTGGCTTCAATAACCCGATTTTCAATTCTTGTCATGACCAACCTCGTGCCATTACACAATCCTGATGACTGGTCTATATTTCTCAGCAACATCACAGGAACACCAACCTTCAAAGTGATAGAGTGATTTGGAATTCTAGAACATTTAATATTGTTTAGGAATTCGGGTATATGTACGTGCTCCAAAGCTGAAAAAGAATGATCAGACATACAAATTGTATCAGAACTCAAATATGTCTTCTCAGGATTACGATTGAGTGAAACCATATATTCATTGATCGACTCCACCATATCAAGAGTCGGAGCAAGAATTGCTCTTCGCTGGAGGTAATCAATGTCACTAGAATGGCTAAAGAAATCTGGATATGTACTTTCAACAATTGCTGATATTGGATCATCGCAATTATTTATGAGAAGATCATGGGGGATTTGGACTTTCTCAATGCCATCAATGGAACTCCTAATCCTTCCATCACCGATTGCCAAAATCTATTCAGAATTTTTTTTAACTCATCTAAATGTGCATCTAACTGATCTCCTTTTAATCTCATATTCTTTGTTAGATTTAAGACTTCACAATGGATTCACAAATACGAAGAATTAAGAGCAGCGTTAACAATATCTTGCCTAGATCCTTTTGCAATGACAGGCAATGGTTGAACACTAGAACTTTTCCATTTGAAGAAAACTTTACAATATGTGCTATTCCCCACCAACGCCTATCCCTATTTCAGGGAGGTGTCAAATGTAGAGTTATTAACCAAAATCATACTTATTGTTTGACCATAATTTTCATTACATCCTTACAATATTTTCACTTAATAGGAAAAATTCTTAAGTTAACCAAAAATACACCTTTGTTAGATTTTCCATCCACTTGTAACAGAATCTTTATTAATCACGtgactcctttttttctttcctaaTTTCACAATCTTCTCTCCTTCATTTTTGTGAAGAACATACACATGACttttttttgggaagtttgagaCAGGATTTGTAATGGTTGTACTATTTGTTCTTGAGTGAAGCTTTTCACCGCAAAAGCAGAGATGATACTATATTACCTTTGCCCACTTCCTCAACATTATATGAACTAATTGCCTCATACTTTGTAGATCTACAAGAAGAGAAAAGGAAGCACAATTTTCACAATATGGTGGAATTCTTTGATTATTCAAAGGTAACTATTACATGCACAAGACAGAGAGAGAGAAACAGAGaccatatatatatagagagataaGTAAAGAACCACTGTGTGTGTGAATTTTCCAAATATACCATTATATCCTCTTCAGATCTACTGTATATTTTTCTCTGGATATATTGTTGATCCTTTTCATCACTCTTCAATCTCAAAAGCTcaaaaaattttatttaaaaaattgacTCTCTTTTAATTCAGTTCTATTTACATTCATACACTGTGTCAACTTAGCATGCGTcactttttctcttctttttttttgctcAGTATGTGTTTTCCATTGAATAACACTAACtaggtattttttttaattgttaaaatTGGTGTTTTCCAGCTTCAAGGTAGTTTTTTAGTCAATTActcaaatatttatttaactatCTAAAATTATAGgctaaagtcacttttctttcatttataaCAGGAAAATCTTTCAACTATTTCTATTGCACATAAATAATCACTCAACCGGGATTATCAAACTTTTTGGGTGGAAACAAATGATGTGGCAGTCCATATGGATTTTAATATTTTTGGACCAAATAAAATGATTAAAACccaaacaaaacataaaaaatcCAACCATACACCCAACCTAACCcgctaaaaataaaaattcacccgctaaataaaataaaacgctaAAACGCAACACTATTGCAAATGCATCTCTCTTCTTCTTAAAAGAGAGATTTCATGAAGAAATCCGCATTTCTATATGTTAGAAAAGCTCAGGTTTCGCCATGTCTACTTCATGtcatttaaataaaaaatgaggGTAGTTTTGACATTTTGCTAACCTTTATGAGTTGTTTGCTGTCATCCGATGACACGTAGCCTCTTCCAATTTTTCCTC includes the following:
- the LOC107809860 gene encoding uncharacterized protein LOC107809860, which produces MLRKWAKILAIGDGRIRSSIDGIEKVQIPHDLLINNCDDPISAIVESTYPDFFSHSSDIDYLQRRAILAPTLDMVESINEYMVSLNRNPEKTYLSSDTICMSDHSFSALEHVHIPEFLNNIKCSRIPNHSITLKVGVPVMLLRNIDQSSGLCNGTRLVMTRIENRVIEAKVLSGNMA